The Candidatus Neomarinimicrobiota bacterium genomic sequence GGCAAGACGACTAACCTCCCCGAGATAGTAGAACTGCTCTCGCGCCTGCACGCGGATTTTGCCCCCGTGCATGCCATGGTTGGGCACTCTTTCGGAGGGCTCGCCACCGTGGCGGCAATCCACAAGCACAGACTGGCCGTAGAGAGAGTGGCGCTCATTGCAGCGCCTTACGCCATGGACTATGTCTTTGACCAGTTTGCCGAGAAAATCAGCCTGACCCCCAAAGTCAGGGCGCGGCTGGCCTCCTGGATCGTTGAGCGTTTCGAGCGCACCCGGCAGGTCCACGTTTACGACTACTCGCCCGACCGGCTGGTGGCCTCACTCGCCATGCCATTCCTGGTGGTTCACGACAAGGAGGACCGGGAAGTAGCGTTCGAGCAAGGCGTGGGATTTGCGCAGGGTCTGCCCGATGTCAAATTTATCGGCACGGAGGGTCTCGGCCACCGACGGATTCTCAGGGACGAGGGGGTGGTCAAGGCGCTCATCGAGTTTATCGCCCAATAGCGACGATGATGCACGAGTTGGGTGCCTGTGCCGCGGATAGGACTCGAACCTACACGTCCAAAGGACACTGGGTCCTAAACCCAGCGCGTCTACCAGTTCCGCCACCGCGGCGAGCGCTGAGGAGCCCCGCCGTTCCTCAGGCCAAACGTTACCGCCCCACGGCGCCCATATACAACCGATTGCCGCCGGTGGCGGGCCTGCCTGGCGCCTCAATCCCCGGACCGGTCCTAGCGCATCAATAACAATTTGCGAGTGATGGTCTGGTCCGGGGTGCGCACCTGGTAAAAATACATACCGCTACTGACCGGTGCGCCAACCGTATTGGAGCCGTTCCAAACCACCTGATGCAGGCCCGGGGGGGTCTTCCCATCATGCAGGGTCACGACCTGACGTCCGAGCAGATCGTAGATGGCAACCCGAACCTCCGCTTCCTCCGCTAGCCCAAACTTGATCGTAGTGGTACTATCAAAGGGGTTAGGTGTGCTGGGCTCCACGTGAAACCTGTGCAGTTGGAGTTTTGGTGGCGGACTGGCCTTGGCGGGGACGCGGACCAGATCAACGATGGTCAAGCCGTTATTTTCGCCCCACATGCCGGCGCCCAGGACGAAGCGCGCGTCTGTAGTCGGCTGTCCCTCCATTTGCTCTGATCGATTCCAGGCCTGAAAGTAGATGGGCGCGCCTGCCCCGGCCCCCGGTAGCGGGGCGGCTCCTGGCTCGGGGGTGAACCCCATGATGGCCGTAATTGCTGTCGAGCCGTCAGCCTGAATCAGCCCCGCGCCCACGATGCGCCCCATGAAGCCTTTACCTTGGCCGGAAGGATTTGACGCGTCGATCACGGCCAGCTCATCCCCGGGCCGTAGATAGGCACCCCCCAAGGTTGCGGCCTGCACCTTGATGAAGTGGGTTACCCCGGTTGGCGTGAGCTGCACACGAAAGTGGATGGGTCCCGGCGGCGGTCTTCCAACGTAAACCGCCCCCCGCTGGCCCATGGCAAACACGACAAGGTCTTGGCAGCCCTCGGCTGAGACATTGTGCAGGCTAATTGCCAGCAGGGTGTCCACGGGAGCACCCGGATCAATGACGAATACCGCCTCAATGAGCGCGCCAGTCCCCGCCGGCACCTCTTCGCCGGCACTGGCCTCGTACCCCATCAGTACCCGTCCGGGAGCGAGCCGTTCGATGGCAAGTTTGCTGCCATCGGCGAGTCGGCCCGCACGATCAAGGGAGAGCAGGGACAGATAGCGGACATCGAAATGGAGAGTCGCGCTGAAGCTGCACAGCTCCACCGAGTTTGTCAGACCCACGGGCAAAGTCACCGTCTGGCCAGGCGCAGCTTGACCCGAGCCGGGAGCGAAAACCGCCCGAATCG encodes the following:
- a CDS encoding alpha/beta hydrolase, which encodes GKTTNLPEIVELLSRLHADFAPVHAMVGHSFGGLATVAAIHKHRLAVERVALIAAPYAMDYVFDQFAEKISLTPKVRARLASWIVERFERTRQVHVYDYSPDRLVASLAMPFLVVHDKEDREVAFEQGVGFAQGLPDVKFIGTEGLGHRRILRDEGVVKALIEFIAQ